ACAATGGCACGTAAAAAAATATCCTTAGTTGGTTCAGGTAATATAGGTGGAACTTTAGCGCTTTTAAGCGGGTTAAAAGAGCTAGGAGATATCTTCTTATTTGATGTTGTTGAAGGTATTCCTGAAGGAAAAGCTTTGGACCTTGCAGAAATGTCACCAATTATGGGATTCGATGCGACCATTAAAGGGGGAAACGATTACTCTGAGCTTAAAGATTCTGATGTTGTGATCGTAACGGCGGGTGTTCCTCGTAAGCCTGGCATGAGTCGAGATGATTTACTTGAGATAAATGCGGGTGTTATTCGTGAGGTGGCGCGTAATATTCGACTCTATTGCCCAGAAGCCTTTGTCATTGTTATTACAAATCCTCTTGATGCAATGGTTTGGGTCATGCAGCATGAAAGCCAACTTCCTCCGCATAAAATTGTAGGAATGGCCGGGGAATTGGATGCAGCTCGTTTTCGTTATTTTCTAAGTCAACAATTTGGTGTTTCCGTAAAAGATATTTCAGCATTAGTCATGGGCGGCCATGGTGACACGATGGTTCCTTTAGTGCGTTTTTCATCGGTGGCAGGTATCCCTTTGCCAGAACTTATCAAAATGGGATGGGCAACCCAGTCAGATATTGACAAAATCGTTGATCGAACAAGAAATGGGGGGGCAGAAATAGTTAATTTGTTAAAGGCTGGCTCTGCTTTTTATGCGCCTGCTGCTTCTGCAATTCTCATGGCGGAGGCTTATTTAAAAGATCAGAAACGAATTGTCCCTTGTGCAGCTTGGCTTGAAGGTCAATATGGCGTAAAGGGATTATATGTTGGTGTGCCAGCAATTATTGGGGCTGGTGGAGTTGAACGGATTATTGAGCTTGAGTTGTCTTCTGAAGAAAGAGGAATGTTTGATCATTCTATTGAATCAGTTCAAGCTCTTATTAAGCAATTGAGTTTGTAGATGAAAATTCATGAATATCAGGCAAAAGAATTATTGAGTCGTTTCGGCGTATTAATCCCGCAAGGGCGAGTGGCTTGTACAGCTGAAGAAGCAGAAATAGCGGCTGATCAATTAGGTGGTCAACTATGGGCAGTTAAAGCGCAAATTCATGCAGGCGGGCGAGGAAAGGCGGGTGGCGTTAAGCTTGCCAAGACAAAGGACCAAGTAAAAGAGT
Above is a window of Candidatus Paracaedimonas acanthamoebae DNA encoding:
- the mdh gene encoding malate dehydrogenase, translated to MARKKISLVGSGNIGGTLALLSGLKELGDIFLFDVVEGIPEGKALDLAEMSPIMGFDATIKGGNDYSELKDSDVVIVTAGVPRKPGMSRDDLLEINAGVIREVARNIRLYCPEAFVIVITNPLDAMVWVMQHESQLPPHKIVGMAGELDAARFRYFLSQQFGVSVKDISALVMGGHGDTMVPLVRFSSVAGIPLPELIKMGWATQSDIDKIVDRTRNGGAEIVNLLKAGSAFYAPAASAILMAEAYLKDQKRIVPCAAWLEGQYGVKGLYVGVPAIIGAGGVERIIELELSSEERGMFDHSIESVQALIKQLSL